GCTCGCGGGCCGACGAGGGTCGGTTCGCGCGGCGGCTCGCCAACCGTCTGCGATACGGGTTCGGTCGCCACGAGGTCGCCAGGCGGTAGACGGTCGCGGTGCAGTGGTGGTTGCGGTGTGGTGGCGGTGGCGGTTGCGGTGCAGTGGTGGTTGCGGTGGCGGTGGCGGTGGCGGTTGCGGTGCCTGGCGGATGAAGGGCGAGGCGCGCGAGCGAACGGAGTGAGCGCGCGCCGTCGTTCCGCTTCGCTCCACGACGAGCCTCACGCTCGTTCCACTCGCGTGAGACGCCGAGGGCTTCGGCGTGCTGTGTGGTTGCGGAGGTGTTGGTGATCGACCGCGAGCGAACGCAGTGAGCGAGCGGGCCGACGACTGACCGGAGTTCTCGTGAGCGACCGTAGGGAGCGAACGAGAGCACGGAAGAGCTTCGCTCTTCCGGAGGGAAGGAGGAGGCTTTTGATCCACGTTTTGCCAGCGAGCGAGTCGGCGAAGCCGATGAGCGAGCGCAGCAAAAGGTGGGCAGGCGAAAAGGTGGGTGGGGAGACCGATAGCTAGTTAAACGGCGATTCCATAGCGCGGTCATGGTCGAGGTGATCGGTCTCTCCATTGGGCTTTTGGCTGTGCTCGTCATGGTCGCACTACATTTCTCGCCAGGCACCGAACGGATCATCCCGGACGACATCTCCCAGGACGTGCTCGAACACCGTGCCGAGAGCGTCCCAGAGACCGACTTCCCCGAGCCGATGAACCGATCGATCGGCGGCGGGGCCGCCCCGGCCGGCGCGGTCGGCGGTGGCGGCGAGGCGGAGGGCGAGCTCGCGGAGGGTGAAGCCGAAGCGGAGGAGCCGAGTCCGGCCGAGATTCCCGACGACGAGGCCGAGAGCTTCGAGGTCGAGTACGTGAAGGAGGGCGAGACGATCGAGGTCAAGGAGAACGAGACCCTCCTCGACGCCGGCGAGGACGAGGGCTGGGACCTGCCCTACGCCTGCCGACAGGGCCAGTGTGTCTCGTGTGGCGGCCAGGTCACGGACGGTCCCTCCGAGGACTATCTGGTCCACGACGGTCAGGAGATGCTCGACGAGAACGAACTCGGCGACGGCTACACGCTGACCTGCGTCGCGTACCCCACTGCCGACCTCTCGCTCGAAACCAGCGAGACACCCTGACCGACGCGAGCGACTTTCACAACGACTATACCGGTATCGTGGTTAGCGATGATCGTGGGCGCGTAGCTCAGTGGATAGAGTTCTTGGTTCCGGACCAAGACGTCGCGGGTTCAAATCCCGTCGCGCCCGCTTCGTTTGCGACGAACGGACGTGAGGAGCAACGCGAGGACCGCGCTGGATTTGAATCAGGAAGTGAAGCGAGCGGCGGGAGGCGCGAGCGAGGCGAGCGCCTCCGAAGCGAACGGCGAGCAAGGCGAGCCGTGAGCAGCGGGCGAAACGACCGTGGTTCAAATCCCGTCGCGCCCGAGTACCTTTTTACTTCGTCGGGTGCGCTCGCTCGTTTCACTCGCTCGCCCACCACTCTCTGCTCACGGGCGGCGCGAGGCGGCTTCGCCGCCTCGAACTCGCGGCGCGTAGCGCCGCACATGGCCCGTTCGCACGGTACGAGGGACGCGGAGCGTCCCTCGCTCCTCGCAAAAAACTACGCTGAAAACTTCCCGCTCGTTCGCTCCCTACGGTCGCTCACTCACGATACAGTTGCTTGCCCGCCGCAACCGCACCGCCGAAGCCCTCGGCCCGCCCCGCGGGCCTCGCCCTTCATCCGCCAGGAAAACAAAGCTCTCGTAGGCCTTGCTCCGTGGTTCGAAACACGTAGGTCGTCTTTCGTCACTACAACACGACTTTCCCGTTTCGAGTGACTCCGTTCACCAAGGCATCAGGCACCGCCGCCGAATCGCGCTGCGAACTCAGTCGAGAAACGCCGGCGCGGTCAGCTTCTCGTCGCGCTCGGCTTCGAGCGCCGCCCGGAACTCGTCGAGTTCGACGCCGTCACGCTCACGTTCCTCGCGATCACGCACCGAGACGGTGCCCGCCTCCGCCTCGGTGTCGCCGACGATCAGCATGTACGGCACCCGGTCGTCGTGGCCCGCCCGGATCTTCCGCCCGACCGTCCACGAGCGGGTTTCGACCTCGGTCCGGAACCCGTCGAGTTCTGCGGCGACCGACTCGGCGTACTCGAGGTTGTCGTCGCTCACCGGCAGCACGCGGACCTGTTCGGGCGCGAGCCAGAGCGGGAAGTTACCCTTGTAGTGTTCGATCAAAACACCCATGAACCGCTCGAAGCTCCCCAACAGCGCGCGGTGGATCGTCACCGGGCGGTGCTCCTCGTTGTCCTCGCCGACGTAGGCCAGATCAAGGCGCTCGGGGATGTTGAAGTCTACCTGTACCGTTCCGATCGTCCACTCGCGATCGAGTGCGTCTCGGGCGTCGAGACCGATCTTCGGTCCGTAGAAGGCCGCCTCACCGTCCTCGATTTCGTAGTCGAGACCTTCGGCTTCGAGTGCATCCACCAGTGCGTCGGTGGCCTGGTCCCAGATCTCGTCACTCCCGATGGCGTTGTCACCCTGGGTTTCGAGTTTGTAGAGCACTTCGAGGTCGAACTGGCTGTAGATCTCCTCGATCACCCGGAGGGTCTGGGTGATCTCGTCTTCGAGTTGGTCGGGACGAACGAACGCGTGGCCGTCGTCCTGGGTCATACCCCTGACCCGGAGCATCCCCGAGAGTTCGCCCGACTGCTCGTTGCGATAGACGGTACCGAACTCCGAGTACCGCATCGGGAGGTCACGGTACGACCACCGCTCGCGGTCGTAGAGATGGGCGTGGTTCGCGCAGTTCATCGGTTTCAGGCCGTACTCGAAGTCGTCCTGCTCCCACGCGAACATCTCGCCCTCGGCCGTGAAGTTGTCGTAGTGCCCCGTCGGTTTCCAGATCTCAGTCTTGTTGAGCTCGGGCGTCCAGACCTCCTCATACCCGAGTTCGTCGTTCATCTCTCTGATGTACTCCTCCAGCTCGCGGCGGATCGTCATTCCGTTAGGATGGTAGTGGACGCTGCCTGGCGAGTGGTCGGGCACGCTGAAGAGATCCATCTCCTGACCGATCTTGCGGTGGTCGCGTTCCTTTGCCTCCTCTCGCCGGTCGAGGAACGCCTCCAAGTCGTCCTCGCTCGGGAAGGCCGTCCCGTAGACCCGCGTGAGCGATTCGTTGTCCTCCTCGCCGCGCCAGTACGCCGCGGAGGTTTCGAGCAGCGCGAACCCGCCGATCTCGCCGGTCGAGTCGATGTGTGGTCCCTGACAGAGATCGAAGAAGTCACCCTGTTCGTAGAAACTCACGGGGTCCTCGCCCGCCGCCTCCGCTTCGAGGATGTCGCGCTTGAACCGATTGTCGGCGTAGATCTCGAAGGCTTCATCCCTGGGATATTCGATCCGTTCGATCGGGAGGTCCGCGTCGATGATGGTCTGGGCCTCCTCGGCGATCGCCGCCAGGTCCTCGCTGTCGAGATCGACGTTCGCGATATCGTAGTAGAATCCCTCGTCGGTCCACGGCCCGATGGTGAGCTTCGCCTCCGGATGGAGCCGTCCGAGTGCCTGGGCGAAGACGTGAGCCGCTGAGTGCCGGAGCACGTCGAGATACTCCGCCGAGTCCTCGGTGACGATCTCCAATCGACTGTCCTCGGTGATCGGTTCGGCGGCGGCGACGAGATCGCCGTCCACGACCCCGGCGATCGTGTCGTTCCCGAGCCCCGGGCCGATCTCGTAGGCCACGTCCTCGACCGTCGAACCGGGCTCCATCGGGAGTTCGGAACCGTCCGGCAGCGTCACGACGACATCGCTCATGGGTTGGGTAGGTGCCACGCCCGGGATAAGCCTGTTGAGACGACCGAACCCCGACGCCGGCTGCTGCCCTCGGTGTCGATGGGCAGAGCCGGCACCCGCAGAACAGACTCGGTCGCCACGTCGTGTTCGGGGGTCGTGACGCTGGTGTCGTGCGCGAGGCGACCGCTCAGACTGCCGTTCCCGACAGGCGGAGCAGCTGGGCGGCGCGGTCCGCCGTGGCGAGCAACACCTCCTGAAGGGTGGGGGGCGCGTCGATCCGGAGCTCCGCGAGCACCGACTCCGGCAGCCACAGCGTGTCCTCGGGCACGCCATCGTCCCCACCGACCGCGAGGTGGCTGGTCGAGACCTTCATCACGAGCGGGAGATCGGTGCGCTCGATCCCTTCGCCCTCGGCGTACAGCGCCGCGTTGAGCCGCTCGTGAGTCGCCCGCTGGATGAGCGCGCGCGACCCGTCGCGTGGGTGGGGTTCGATGGAGAGCCGACCAAGGTAGTAGCCGCGCGAGAACCGTTCGAACATGCTATCCGTTTGCATGTACCACGCTGTCGGTAATAAGCCTTCCCCGGCAGCGGTCGGCGGATCCGGCAACCGCGGCGGTGTCGGTTCGTTACTGGGATCCCCAATCCGAGATGCCGATCACCACGTCACACTCCGGACACGTCCAGACTTTGGGAGTGCTCGCCGCACTCGCCTGTTCGAGTCGTTCGGCCCACGCCGTGATATCGGCCTCGCAGTTGGGGCACAGTGCCATGACTCGCGATACCACGTGTCGACACTTGTAGGTTCGGGCCCCTGCGGTTTTCACCGTCGGTTCGTGCCGGAGCACGCGGAGCCACCGTGAACGCGCTTCGCCGGAACGTCGAATCGCGCTGGGACGAGCGAAGTGCTCACGCCACCGAATGAACGATCTCCGTCGTTCTGGTACAGTCGTTTCGCGGTGGTGCAGACGGTGTGAGGCTGTTACTGAACGGAGCGAACGGCCGTCGGGCTTTTATCCCGGTCCGCCGAACGGATGCGTAGTGAACGCGAACGTCGTCACGATACTGCTGATTCCGATACTGCTTGGCGGGGTGATGGGGGCGAGCGCCGGTTCACCGGCCGAGACCACGACGGGAGCCGACCAGACGACCGCGGGAGAGGCACTCGGTGGGGAGATCACGGTGTTCATGCAGCAACGCACCGCCGCGACCAACGGTGCGGTCGATTCGGGGATGTGGCGCGCCGGGTTCGAGCGTGCCGAGAGCCAGTCCGAAAAGCAGACGCTCGTCGAACAGCGAGCCGCGACGCTTCGCGGCCGGCTCGATCGTACCGAAGAGCAGGTACAGACGTTTACCCCGACGGCTGTCAACCGTTCGGTTCACCACCGGGCGAAGTGGGCGCGGATCGCGGCCGACGTCGAGGCGCTCAGAGCGGCGATCAGCGACGCCAAGACCCTCGCGGCGAGCGAGGGCGTGAACGCCTCCGGATTGGATCGACTCGCGAGCCGAGCCGCGAGCCTCTCCGTGCCGAACGGCGGATCGGGCGGCCAGGCTCGCGTCGGTGACCGCCCGAACGGGGCGGCCGAGACGCTCGATGTGCGACCGCGGCGAGGCAACGTCCGAGGGGCCGTCGCGGCGTAGCGTACGTCCCTCTGGCGCTCTCAGGGCGGGAATCGTACGGTGACTGTCAGCGCTCCCCGTGGGGTCATCCTTTTGTCCACTCGGCACTAACGACAGGTGAATGGACTCAGCGGCGCTGCTCGATCTCCTCGGCAACGAAAACCGCCGGCGCATCCTCCGGCTGCTCGCCCGGCGACCGTGCTACGTCACCGAGATCAGCGAGTCGCTCGGCGTGAGTCCGAAGGCGGTGATCGGCCACCTCCGGAAGCTCGAGGACGCGGGGCTCGTCGAGAGCCTCGTCGACGACGGTCGTCGGAAGTACTTCCGGATCTCGCGGAACCTCCGACTCGAAGTCAACGTCTCGCCCTACGGTTTCGGCGCGAAGAGCGCCTACCCGGCGAGTTCGAGCCTCGATCTCACGACCTGTCGGTACGTCTCGATCGACGTCTCGGCGAGCGACACCAGCGAGCTCGCCGAGCTCGCCGACGATCTCCAGCGGCTCGAACAGTTGGAGGACGAGCTCTCGCTGGCCCAGCGGTGGGTCCAGGGTCGGCTCACGTCGCTGCGCGACGCGCTCACCGACCGGATCGAGGACGGACTCGCCGCCGACGGGCGCGGGGCGTTCGCGGACCACGGCGACGCGCGCTTCTGTGCGGAGGTCCTCGGGGCGATCGAATCGGGGGCCGAGACGGCCGACGGGATCGCCGAACACCTCGGCGTGCCGCTCCCGGTGGTCGAGGACGCGCTCGATCTGCTTTCGACCCACGATCTCGTTCGCCAGACGGATGGCCACTGGACCATCGAATGAAGGATCGGCGTTACTGATAGCCTGCAACCGAGGGAGTGTCTGGTGACAGAGTGGCCGGGAATGGGTCGTTTCTACGCCCTCGATGAATCACAGCAGGTCACCTGTCGGGGTCGTTTCTGACCGAACGGGCGAGAGCCTACTGGAGGAGCTACTGGCGCGGCCGCAGAAGCAGCGCGACGACGGCGAGCGCGACGATGACCGAGGAGCCGAGTGCGAACCCGTTTGCCGTCCCCGCGTCGAGCGAGCCGTGGAGCCCGAAGTAGACACCCGCCGGAACGCCGAGCACGGCGACAAATGCGAGCACGCTGGTTCGGATCAGTGGCTCGATCTCCACGGTGGTGTTCCCTTCCAGACCCCGTTTCGACACAGGATAAACGTGAATCCTCGCTCCCCACCGACTACAGTTCGCGCGTCAGGCCATCGCGGAGGTCGCGACCGAAGTAGTGACCAGCGAGGCCGGCGACCAGGCCGATCCCGGCAGTCACGACGGGGATCGCGAGCGCCGGGAGGCCGCCGACCGCGAGGAGGGTGACGCTGCCGATCGCCGACCAGCCGCCAGCGACGATTGCGCTCGCCACACCGGCTTCGGCGTAGTAGCTCCGATCGCCGACGAGTCCGAGCGCGAACGTCGCGACGAACACGCCGACGAACCCGAGCACGTCGCTAACGAGCGGGAGCGGGACGATCCCGCCGAGCGCCATACCGACGGCCGTGAACGCGAGTGCCACGAGAAAGGCCCGTGGCGAGAACAGCTGTCCGACACGCTCGCGTAGCCTCGATCCACCCTGGTCGGTTCCGCCGGACGCGCGCTCCCGGCTGGCGTCGCGGTCGGCCGTCACTGGGTCGGTCGTCCCGGTACTGGAGGCGGTCGTCGCATCACCGTCGTCGGCCGTGATGTCGTCGACGTCGGCGAGGAGGTCGTCGACATCGCGGGTTTTCGTGCGTTCGCCACCGCTGTCGGCCATGTCGTCCCTCGGTCATCCACGGGCATGGGCCTTTCCCCAGCACGGCGGGTGTCGCCGGGGACCGGCGCGACCCAACCGCTAAGCCGGTCGGGGTCGTCTGTCGTCCCGTGTCGCCGGATCTCGATACGCCGGGCGAACTCGCGGGACTCGACCTCCGAAACCGGCTCTATCGCGCGCCGCTGCTCGAATGTGCCGGCGAGGGGCCCGAGGCGGTCGACCGGCTGATCGACGAGCTCGAACCCGCGGCGGCCGCGGGCGTGGGGTTGATCTGCCAGGGCGCGATGCCGGTCCGACGCGAGGGCGGCCGGGTCGCGCCCAACATGACCCACCTCGCGAGTTCCGGCCGCGCCGAGGATCTCCGACGGCTCACAGACACCGTTCACGATCACGGTGCGCGGATCGTGGCCCAGCTCGACCACGGCGGGATCCGCACGCTCGAAACCTGGCACCGGCCGTACCGTGCGGAAAATCCCGATCTTCGGCAGCTCGCGGTCTCGGAGCCACCACGGCTCCTGCGACTCGCCGCGCGGGCCGGTCTCCTCGACTACGATTGCGACGTGCTCTCGACCGAGGCGGTGTACGACCTCGCCGCCGATTTCGGGCGTTCGGCGGAGTACGCGGCCGCGGCGGGCTACGACGGTGTCCACCTCGCGGGCGCGAACATGGGGATCGTCCAGCAGTTCCTTTCGCCCTACTACAACCGCCGATCCGACGAGTTCGGGGGATCGTTCGAGGGAC
This Halococcus agarilyticus DNA region includes the following protein-coding sequences:
- a CDS encoding ArsR/SmtB family transcription factor, whose translation is MDSAALLDLLGNENRRRILRLLARRPCYVTEISESLGVSPKAVIGHLRKLEDAGLVESLVDDGRRKYFRISRNLRLEVNVSPYGFGAKSAYPASSSLDLTTCRYVSIDVSASDTSELAELADDLQRLEQLEDELSLAQRWVQGRLTSLRDALTDRIEDGLAADGRGAFADHGDARFCAEVLGAIESGAETADGIAEHLGVPLPVVEDALDLLSTHDLVRQTDGHWTIE
- a CDS encoding DUF5802 family protein, with translation MFERFSRGYYLGRLSIEPHPRDGSRALIQRATHERLNAALYAEGEGIERTDLPLVMKVSTSHLAVGGDDGVPEDTLWLPESVLAELRIDAPPTLQEVLLATADRAAQLLRLSGTAV
- a CDS encoding 2Fe-2S iron-sulfur cluster-binding protein, with the translated sequence MVEVIGLSIGLLAVLVMVALHFSPGTERIIPDDISQDVLEHRAESVPETDFPEPMNRSIGGGAAPAGAVGGGGEAEGELAEGEAEAEEPSPAEIPDDEAESFEVEYVKEGETIEVKENETLLDAGEDEGWDLPYACRQGQCVSCGGQVTDGPSEDYLVHDGQEMLDENELGDGYTLTCVAYPTADLSLETSETP
- the thrS gene encoding threonine--tRNA ligase; this encodes MSDVVVTLPDGSELPMEPGSTVEDVAYEIGPGLGNDTIAGVVDGDLVAAAEPITEDSRLEIVTEDSAEYLDVLRHSAAHVFAQALGRLHPEAKLTIGPWTDEGFYYDIANVDLDSEDLAAIAEEAQTIIDADLPIERIEYPRDEAFEIYADNRFKRDILEAEAAGEDPVSFYEQGDFFDLCQGPHIDSTGEIGGFALLETSAAYWRGEEDNESLTRVYGTAFPSEDDLEAFLDRREEAKERDHRKIGQEMDLFSVPDHSPGSVHYHPNGMTIRRELEEYIREMNDELGYEEVWTPELNKTEIWKPTGHYDNFTAEGEMFAWEQDDFEYGLKPMNCANHAHLYDRERWSYRDLPMRYSEFGTVYRNEQSGELSGMLRVRGMTQDDGHAFVRPDQLEDEITQTLRVIEEIYSQFDLEVLYKLETQGDNAIGSDEIWDQATDALVDALEAEGLDYEIEDGEAAFYGPKIGLDARDALDREWTIGTVQVDFNIPERLDLAYVGEDNEEHRPVTIHRALLGSFERFMGVLIEHYKGNFPLWLAPEQVRVLPVSDDNLEYAESVAAELDGFRTEVETRSWTVGRKIRAGHDDRVPYMLIVGDTEAEAGTVSVRDREERERDGVELDEFRAALEAERDEKLTAPAFLD